In Embleya scabrispora, the DNA window GGCGCGCACATCGAGTTCGCCTCCCGGATCCGCAACCCGATCGGCGTCAAGCTCGGCCCGACCACCTCTCCCGAGGACGCGCTCGCGCTGATCGACAAGCTCGACCCGAACCGCGACCCGGGCCGGCTGACCTTCATCGTCCGCATGGGCGCGGGCAAGGTCCGGGACAACCTCCCGGCCCTGGTGGAGAAGGTGGCCGCGGCCGGCGCGCAGCCGGTGTGGGTGTCCGACCCGATGCACGGCAACACGTTCGAGGCGTCCAGCGGGCACAAGACCCGCCGCTTCGACGACGTCCTCGACGAGGTCAAGGGCTTCTTCGAGGTGCACCGCGCGCTCGGCACGCACCCGGGCGGCATCCACGTCGAGCTGACCGGCGACGACGTCACGGAGTGCGTGGGCGGCGGCGACGAGATCTTCGTCGACGACCTGCACCAGCGCTACGAGACCGCGTGCGACCCCCGGCTGAACCGCAGCCAGTCGCTCGACCTGGCCTTCCTGGTCGCGGAGATGTACCGCAAGAGCTGATCCGGCCCGATCGACGCGCCCCGAGGGCGGACCCTCCGACCGGAGGATCCGCCCTCGACGGCGTCTGTAATGCTGCCGCCATGACCTTCACCGACCTGCGCAGCGATACCGTCACCAAGCCCGGCCCCGCGATGCGCGCGGCGATGGCCGCCGCCGAGGTGGGCGACGACGTCTACGCCGAGGACCCGACCGTCCGGGCCCTGGAGGAGTACGTCGCCGACCTGTTCGGGCAGCCGTTCGCGCTGTTCACGCCGACCGGCGTGATGGCCAACCAGCTCGCCGTGCGGCTGACCGTCCCGGCGGGCGGCGAACTGGTCCTGGACGCCGACGCGCACATCGTCGCGCACGAGGACGGCGCGGCGTCGGCGCAGGGCGGTGTGCAGACCCGGACCACGCTCAGCCCGCGCGGTCTGCTCGACCCGGCCGACCTGGCCCGGTTGATCCGGGTCGGCAACCCGTACACGGTCGGAACCGATCTGGTCGCGGTCGAGCAGACGCACAACCGGGGCGGCGGCTCGGTGTACCCGCTGGAGCGGTTGACGGCGATCCGTGAGCTGGTGAGCGGATACGGACTGCCGCTGCACTGCGACGGTGCGCGGATCTGGAACGCGCACGTGGCCACCGGCACCCCGCTGCGCGGCTACGGGGCGCTGTTCGACTCGCTCAGCGTGTGTCTGTCCAAGGGGCTCGGCGCGCCGGCCGGGTCGGTGCTTATGATGCCCGCGGAGTACGAGGCCGAGGCACGGCGGATGCGGCACCGGATGGGCGGCGGCATGCGCCAGGCGGGCATCCTGGCGGCCGGCGGCCGGTACGCCCTGGAGCACCACGTCGAGCGGCTGGCCGAGGACCACGAGCACGCGCGGGAGTTGGCCGTGCTGCTGCGCGACGCGGGCTTCGCGGTGGCCGACCCGGAGACCAACATCGTGCTGGTCGAGCTGGGGGAGCGGCAGCCGGACGCGGCCGCGATCGCCGAGCGCTGCCGGGCGGACGGGGTGCTGGTGTCGGCGTTCGGGCCGAGGCTGGTGCGCCTGGTCACGCACATGGACGTGGACGCGGCCGGTTGCGCGCGCGCCGCGACGGCGATCGCGCGGGCGGCGAAGGGCTGATCAGGCGGCGGAGTGCCGGCGCAGCGGGACCACGTTGTCGGGCAGGGACGCGGCGGCGACGACGGTCGGCGTCGGCAGCGCGACGGGCTCGGCGGTCGGGCCGGTGCTCTCGCAGGCGGTCGCGCAGGTGTCCGCCTCGCCGCACAGCTCGCGCCGCCGGCGTCGGGACTCGTCGCGGGGCAACATCGCGGTGATGCTCTTGACGCACCGGCCGCAGTCGGTGCCCGCGCCGCCGCAGGACTGGGCGATCTCGCGCATGGTGCGGGCGCCGTCGGCTATCCGGTCGTTGACCTGACGGTCGGTAACACCGAAGCACATGCAGACGTACACGGAGATTTCCCCCCAGCGGCGAGGCTACTTAGGTAAGGGTAACC includes these proteins:
- a CDS encoding threonine aldolase family protein; protein product: MTFTDLRSDTVTKPGPAMRAAMAAAEVGDDVYAEDPTVRALEEYVADLFGQPFALFTPTGVMANQLAVRLTVPAGGELVLDADAHIVAHEDGAASAQGGVQTRTTLSPRGLLDPADLARLIRVGNPYTVGTDLVAVEQTHNRGGGSVYPLERLTAIRELVSGYGLPLHCDGARIWNAHVATGTPLRGYGALFDSLSVCLSKGLGAPAGSVLMMPAEYEAEARRMRHRMGGGMRQAGILAAGGRYALEHHVERLAEDHEHARELAVLLRDAGFAVADPETNIVLVELGERQPDAAAIAERCRADGVLVSAFGPRLVRLVTHMDVDAAGCARAATAIARAAKG
- a CDS encoding (2Fe-2S)-binding protein; this encodes MYVCMCFGVTDRQVNDRIADGARTMREIAQSCGGAGTDCGRCVKSITAMLPRDESRRRRRELCGEADTCATACESTGPTAEPVALPTPTVVAAASLPDNVVPLRRHSAA